Proteins co-encoded in one Desulfitobacterium hafniense DCB-2 genomic window:
- the nirJ1 gene encoding putative heme d1 biosynthesis radical SAM protein NirJ1 gives MISLTKLLFNTEYFGDSLRYSKGSKGSMHGTTSGSGPVVVWNSTRTCNLQCAHCYMESDAQKYQGELTTEEAKRFIDDLADFKVPVLLFSGGEPLIRPDFFELAEYAAAKGIRPTLSTNGTLITREVAQRIKNIGVGYVGISLDGLREVNDKFRGKQGAFQAAMAGIQNCVAVGQRVGLRFTINSHNYAELDKIFDFIEEENIDRVCFYHLVYSGRGNQMIAEDVTPEQSRQAMETIIRRTIDFEERGLRKEILTVDNHCDGVYLYLRTLKDDPEKAQKIKELISMNGGNRSGIAFGEVDPLGYVHPDQFTQHITFGNVRERKFGEIWTDLNHPILAGLKDRKPLLKGRCARCQYLNNCNGNFRTRAEAVTGDFWESDPACYLTDEEIGIV, from the coding sequence ATGATCAGTTTAACAAAATTGCTTTTTAATACAGAGTACTTCGGTGATTCGCTGCGCTACAGCAAAGGGTCAAAAGGGTCTATGCACGGAACCACTTCCGGATCAGGTCCGGTGGTGGTCTGGAACTCGACCCGGACCTGCAATTTGCAATGCGCCCACTGTTATATGGAATCCGATGCCCAAAAGTATCAAGGTGAATTGACCACAGAAGAGGCCAAACGCTTTATTGATGATTTGGCCGATTTTAAAGTGCCGGTGCTGCTTTTCTCAGGGGGGGAACCCTTGATTCGCCCGGATTTTTTTGAACTGGCTGAATATGCCGCCGCCAAAGGGATCCGTCCCACTCTATCCACCAATGGCACCTTGATCACCAGGGAAGTGGCCCAACGCATTAAAAACATTGGCGTAGGCTATGTGGGCATCTCCTTGGATGGCTTGCGGGAGGTTAATGATAAATTCCGCGGCAAGCAAGGGGCTTTCCAAGCGGCCATGGCGGGCATTCAGAACTGTGTCGCCGTAGGCCAGCGGGTAGGGCTGCGCTTTACGATTAATAGCCATAATTATGCGGAGCTGGATAAGATCTTTGACTTTATTGAAGAAGAAAATATCGATCGGGTCTGCTTCTATCACCTGGTCTATTCCGGACGGGGCAATCAAATGATCGCTGAGGATGTCACCCCCGAGCAGTCCAGACAGGCCATGGAGACCATCATCCGGCGGACCATCGACTTTGAAGAACGGGGACTCCGCAAAGAGATTTTAACGGTGGATAACCACTGTGACGGGGTTTATCTTTACCTGCGTACGTTAAAGGATGACCCGGAGAAGGCTCAAAAAATCAAGGAATTGATCAGCATGAACGGAGGCAACCGCTCCGGGATCGCTTTCGGGGAAGTAGACCCTCTGGGCTATGTGCATCCGGATCAATTTACTCAACATATCACCTTCGGCAATGTGCGGGAACGGAAATTCGGAGAGATCTGGACGGATCTGAACCATCCTATCCTGGCTGGGTTAAAGGATCGCAAACCCCTTCTCAAAGGCCGTTGCGCCCGCTGTCAGTACTTAAATAACTGTAACGGCAATTTCCGCACCCGTGCGGAAGCTGTCACCGGAGATTTCTGGGAATCCGATCCAGCCTGCTACTTGACCGATGAAGAGATCGGTATAGTGTAG